A stretch of Mucilaginibacter terrae DNA encodes these proteins:
- a CDS encoding DNA topoisomerase 3, producing MKVIIAEKPSVAREIAKVFGANTKREGYIEGKGYTFTWAFGHLLQLAPPQEYGYYGWSVQNLPMLPQKFKLAIRKVKTKEGMVDDPSVKKQLDIIKGLFDEATEIIVATDAGREGELIFRYIYYFLKCKKPFKRLWISSQTDAAIKEGFRNLKPGTDYDTLFNSAHCRSQSDWLVGMNATQALSLSSGTRSVLSLGRVQTPTLAMICSRYLENKNFVPQIYYQVAIQVDKDGQLFRAISANSYKTKEEAQTIADRVEDVAAGFPQGGHILSVEAKPRKEPPPLLHDLSSLQQEANKRKGFTADYTLSLLQNLYEGKLVTYPRTGSRYIGDDVFATVPGLIDKFTGHDVFGKQATALTTAKLNKRSVNAKKVTDHHAILPTGEAARQLTPDQQAVYDMVVGRMLEAFHQDCIKEITKIAVQSGSKFMASGTVINTPGWRAVFNDKDEEKKDEENASLPKVTQGENLPVTNKAVLEKQTKPKPLYNEASLLKALETAGKEIEDEELRYAMKDSGLGTPATRASIIETLVKRDYITREKKNLVPTETGLSVYGVVKDQQIAQAELTGNWEKRLEEIRSGASVNSFLAEIQQYTRSITSEMLKAGTALRVVAKQI from the coding sequence ATGAAAGTTATTATTGCCGAAAAACCATCGGTAGCACGCGAAATTGCTAAAGTGTTTGGAGCCAACACCAAGCGTGAGGGGTACATTGAGGGCAAGGGGTATACTTTTACCTGGGCCTTTGGTCACTTGTTACAGCTGGCTCCGCCGCAGGAGTACGGCTATTATGGATGGAGCGTGCAAAACCTGCCTATGTTGCCGCAAAAATTTAAGCTGGCTATTCGCAAGGTAAAAACCAAGGAGGGGATGGTTGACGATCCCTCGGTTAAAAAGCAGCTCGATATTATTAAAGGACTGTTTGACGAAGCCACCGAGATCATCGTGGCAACGGATGCCGGGCGCGAAGGGGAACTCATCTTTCGCTACATTTATTACTTTTTGAAATGTAAAAAGCCGTTTAAAAGGCTTTGGATTTCGTCGCAAACCGATGCGGCTATCAAAGAGGGGTTCCGCAATTTGAAACCGGGGACCGATTACGACACGTTGTTTAATTCGGCGCATTGCCGCTCACAGTCCGACTGGTTGGTGGGCATGAATGCCACGCAAGCGTTAAGCCTGTCGTCGGGTACACGGTCGGTTTTATCATTGGGTAGGGTACAAACGCCTACACTGGCCATGATATGCTCCCGGTATCTCGAAAATAAAAACTTTGTACCGCAGATATACTACCAGGTAGCCATACAGGTTGATAAGGACGGACAGTTGTTTCGTGCCATATCAGCCAACAGTTATAAAACCAAAGAGGAAGCCCAGACCATTGCCGATAGGGTAGAAGATGTGGCAGCAGGTTTCCCTCAAGGCGGACACATATTAAGTGTTGAAGCCAAGCCCCGCAAAGAACCGCCACCGTTACTGCATGATTTAAGCAGTTTACAGCAGGAAGCCAATAAACGCAAAGGTTTTACGGCCGATTATACGTTAAGCCTGTTGCAAAATCTATATGAAGGCAAGCTGGTAACCTATCCGCGTACAGGTAGCCGCTACATTGGCGATGATGTTTTTGCCACTGTACCTGGACTGATAGACAAGTTTACCGGTCATGATGTTTTTGGCAAACAGGCTACCGCATTAACCACCGCCAAACTAAACAAGCGCAGTGTAAACGCTAAAAAAGTGACCGATCACCACGCTATATTACCCACAGGTGAGGCGGCACGGCAATTAACCCCCGACCAACAGGCCGTTTATGATATGGTTGTTGGTCGTATGCTGGAAGCTTTTCACCAGGATTGTATTAAGGAGATTACCAAGATAGCGGTACAATCGGGCAGTAAATTTATGGCAAGTGGCACCGTTATAAATACACCCGGCTGGCGTGCCGTTTTTAACGATAAGGACGAGGAGAAAAAGGACGAAGAAAATGCTTCGTTACCTAAAGTTACCCAAGGCGAAAACCTGCCGGTAACCAATAAAGCTGTGCTCGAAAAGCAAACCAAGCCTAAGCCCTTATACAACGAAGCCTCGTTACTAAAAGCTCTTGAAACTGCCGGCAAAGAAATTGAGGACGAAGAACTGCGTTATGCCATGAAAGACAGCGGATTGGGCACTCCAGCTACCCGTGCATCTATTATTGAAACACTGGTTAAGCGCGATTATATTACTAGGGAAAAGAAAAACCTGGTACCTACCGAAACCGGTCTGTCGGTTTACGGTGTTGTAAAAGATCAGCAGATTGCCCAGGCCGAACTTACCGGCAATTGGGAAAAGCGCCTGGAAGAAATACGTTCGGGAGCATCGGTAAACTCTTTTTTGGCCGAGATACAACAGTATACCCGTTCAATCACTTCAGAGATGTTGAAAGCCGGAACAGCTTTGCGGGTGGTTGCCAAACAAATATAA
- a CDS encoding multicopper oxidase family protein, with amino-acid sequence MTQHKFITIMVVQAVFLLLAQPSLYAQKVVRYDLTVTDTTVNYAGKAKRAIAVNGQIPMPTLTFIEGDTAEIVVHNQLKENTSLHWHGIFLPNKEDGVPFLTQHPIKPGADYTYRFPIIQNGTHWYHSHSGLQEQIGMYGNIVLKKRADDKTFRKGIDDLPAVPLMLSEWTNLNPNNIDRMLHSANDWAAIKKGATQSYAEAIREGKLGVKVKNEWKRMTAMDVSDVYYDKILINGNNLTDLKSVDGKILKAGDKVRLRISNGGASSYFWLRYAGGKMTVVASDGNDVEPVEVDRLIIAVSETYDVVVTIPQEGLSYEFMATTEDRTQWASYYIGNGIKQLISPLPRLKYFEGMKMMNDMMKMNGDLDDMGMKMSLNQMDMNVVMYPEITGAAGKKTNYVGHSMNMDKNPNRYNANALGSIVTLNYAMLKAPHKTTLPPDASLKNIKFTLTGNMNRYVWSMDNRVLSESDKIPVKKGEILRITLYNNSMMRHPMHLHGFDFRLLNGKGEKSPLKNVIDIMPMETDTIEFEANTEGDWFFHCHILYHMMAGMDRVFAVGDYKNPLLHDKAEAYKMLQQESNMPHFMAQNDFATNGNDGEAMFQNTRWSVGTEWRLGYNSMHGYEVETHVGRYIGKMQWLMPFIGFDWRYRKMGMDEHETNIFGQTNKKDSRRAVSLGVMYTLPMLINFQAEAYHNGIVRLSLMREDIPVSKRLRAGFMVNTDREYMTDLRYVINKNVGIRTHYDSDMGWGAGLSLNY; translated from the coding sequence ATGACCCAACATAAATTTATTACGATCATGGTTGTGCAGGCAGTTTTTTTACTGCTTGCTCAGCCATCTCTATATGCCCAAAAGGTGGTGAGGTACGATTTAACCGTGACTGATACCACCGTAAACTACGCCGGTAAAGCCAAACGCGCCATTGCTGTTAACGGGCAAATACCCATGCCAACGCTCACTTTTATCGAGGGTGATACCGCGGAAATTGTAGTGCATAACCAGCTGAAAGAAAATACATCGCTGCACTGGCACGGTATATTTTTACCCAATAAAGAAGATGGTGTGCCTTTCCTTACGCAGCATCCCATTAAGCCGGGTGCTGATTACACTTATCGTTTCCCCATTATTCAAAACGGTACGCACTGGTACCATTCGCACTCGGGTTTGCAGGAGCAAATTGGCATGTATGGCAACATTGTATTGAAGAAACGCGCCGATGATAAAACCTTCCGTAAGGGAATAGACGACCTGCCCGCCGTGCCGCTCATGCTAAGCGAGTGGACCAATCTCAACCCCAACAATATCGACCGTATGCTGCACAGTGCCAATGATTGGGCGGCCATTAAAAAAGGTGCCACCCAATCATACGCCGAAGCTATACGCGAAGGCAAACTTGGGGTAAAGGTGAAAAACGAGTGGAAACGCATGACCGCCATGGACGTAAGCGACGTGTATTACGATAAGATCCTCATCAACGGCAACAACCTTACCGACCTGAAAAGCGTTGACGGAAAAATCCTAAAAGCGGGCGATAAAGTGCGCCTGCGAATCTCTAACGGTGGCGCATCATCTTACTTTTGGTTACGATATGCTGGTGGAAAAATGACCGTGGTAGCCAGCGATGGTAACGATGTGGAACCGGTTGAGGTTGACCGATTGATCATTGCCGTATCAGAAACCTATGATGTGGTGGTTACCATACCACAGGAGGGTTTATCGTATGAGTTTATGGCCACCACGGAAGACCGTACGCAATGGGCCAGTTATTACATTGGTAACGGCATCAAACAGCTCATATCACCTTTGCCGCGCCTAAAATATTTTGAGGGTATGAAGATGATGAACGACATGATGAAGATGAACGGGGACCTCGATGATATGGGCATGAAAATGAGCCTTAATCAAATGGACATGAACGTGGTAATGTATCCCGAAATAACCGGTGCGGCAGGAAAAAAAACTAATTACGTGGGGCATAGCATGAACATGGATAAAAACCCTAACCGTTACAACGCTAATGCGCTGGGCAGTATTGTTACGCTCAACTACGCCATGCTCAAAGCGCCGCACAAAACCACGCTTCCGCCTGATGCATCTTTGAAAAATATCAAATTCACCCTAACGGGTAACATGAACCGCTATGTGTGGAGCATGGATAATAGAGTACTATCTGAAAGTGATAAAATTCCGGTAAAGAAAGGGGAGATATTACGTATTACGCTCTACAATAACTCCATGATGCGGCACCCTATGCACCTGCACGGGTTCGATTTCAGGTTGTTAAATGGTAAGGGGGAGAAATCACCGCTCAAAAATGTGATAGACATTATGCCCATGGAAACCGATACCATTGAGTTTGAAGCCAACACCGAGGGCGATTGGTTTTTCCATTGCCACATACTATACCACATGATGGCCGGTATGGACCGCGTTTTTGCCGTGGGCGATTATAAAAACCCCTTACTGCACGATAAGGCCGAAGCCTACAAAATGCTGCAACAAGAAAGCAACATGCCGCATTTTATGGCCCAAAACGATTTTGCTACCAACGGTAACGATGGTGAGGCCATGTTTCAAAACACGCGCTGGTCGGTTGGTACCGAGTGGCGTTTGGGTTACAATAGCATGCACGGTTACGAAGTGGAAACGCACGTAGGCCGGTACATTGGTAAAATGCAATGGCTGATGCCGTTCATTGGGTTTGATTGGCGCTACCGTAAAATGGGGATGGATGAGCACGAAACCAACATCTTTGGCCAAACCAATAAAAAAGATAGCCGTAGGGCTGTGAGTTTGGGTGTGATGTACACGCTGCCCATGCTCATCAATTTTCAGGCTGAGGCTTATCATAATGGCATTGTGCGCCTGTCGCTAATGCGCGAGGATATCCCCGTATCTAAAAGGTTGCGAGCCGGTTTCATGGTGAACACCGATAGAGAATACATGACCGATCTGCGTTATGTGATCAACAAAAATGTAGGTATTCGTACTCATTATGATAGTGATATGGGATGGGGTGCCGGATTGTCGTTGAATTATTAA
- a CDS encoding DUF3347 domain-containing protein, translating to MKSILKILVVLAVALSTQNTYAQIKNAQTVNLKIYGGCEMCESTIEKAGNVKNLAQVDWNKDTKMATLTYDSKKTGTDEILKRIALVGYDSEKFLAPDDVYAKLPECCQYTRELKPAVKADTHAENNHTAHNSTQTLTEQKTQLQALFNNYFALKDALVNTDAASAAQKATAMIAAVKAVEMNKLSAKEHEVWMKVMNDLATGGAGISASKDIAKQRAAFAQLSTNVYELAKVADYGSTLYYQHCPMYNGGKGGNWLSKEDVVKNPFYGSQMLTCGSVQETISSK from the coding sequence ATGAAATCAATATTAAAAATATTGGTAGTGCTTGCTGTGGCGCTGTCAACCCAAAATACCTACGCTCAAATTAAAAATGCCCAAACTGTAAACCTCAAAATATACGGGGGTTGCGAAATGTGCGAATCGACCATTGAAAAGGCCGGTAATGTAAAAAACCTTGCACAGGTTGATTGGAACAAAGATACCAAAATGGCTACGCTGACCTATGACAGCAAAAAAACCGGCACCGATGAAATTCTCAAACGCATTGCCCTGGTAGGTTACGATAGCGAAAAGTTTTTAGCCCCCGATGATGTGTATGCCAAACTACCCGAGTGCTGCCAATATACCCGCGAACTAAAACCTGCCGTTAAAGCTGATACGCATGCAGAAAACAATCATACAGCGCATAACTCAACCCAAACATTAACTGAGCAAAAAACACAGTTGCAGGCTTTGTTTAATAATTATTTTGCTTTAAAGGATGCTTTGGTAAATACCGATGCTGCTTCGGCCGCTCAAAAAGCAACTGCAATGATTGCTGCGGTTAAAGCTGTGGAGATGAATAAACTCAGCGCCAAAGAACACGAGGTTTGGATGAAAGTAATGAACGATTTAGCCACCGGGGGCGCAGGAATTTCAGCATCAAAAGACATAGCTAAACAACGTGCCGCATTTGCACAGCTCTCAACCAACGTTTATGAACTGGCTAAGGTGGCCGATTATGGCAGCACACTTTATTACCAGCATTGCCCTATGTACAATGGCGGTAAAGGCGGTAACTGGTTGAGCAAAGAGGACGTTGTTAAAAATCCGTTCTATGGTTCGCAAATGCTTACCTGTGGTTCGGTGCAGGAAACCATCAGCAGTAAATAA
- a CDS encoding DUF3347 domain-containing protein — protein sequence MKILKVLAIVLVVMAGKAAFAQQDSTLAQRDSAISRRNDTALPAYLAVKDGLVKSDSVGVAAGAQKFADEMIKVRLRSHELENLMAMKKLRADIIEEAKAMAATKNINEQRKHFAIVSKGFWELAEKYRFIKETKVYYQQCPMTGVTWVSNSKEIKNPYYPKNMLTCGEVKGQL from the coding sequence ATGAAAATTTTAAAAGTTTTAGCCATTGTACTGGTGGTGATGGCTGGTAAGGCTGCCTTTGCCCAGCAAGACAGTACGCTTGCTCAACGCGATTCGGCTATTTCGCGCCGTAATGATACCGCCTTGCCGGCCTACCTGGCCGTAAAAGACGGGCTTGTGAAATCAGACTCGGTAGGTGTTGCCGCTGGCGCACAAAAGTTTGCCGATGAAATGATCAAGGTAAGATTGCGCTCGCATGAGTTGGAAAACCTGATGGCTATGAAAAAACTACGTGCCGATATTATTGAAGAAGCAAAGGCAATGGCTGCCACAAAAAACATTAACGAGCAGCGCAAGCACTTTGCCATCGTATCAAAAGGCTTTTGGGAGCTTGCCGAAAAATACAGGTTTATTAAAGAAACCAAAGTTTATTACCAGCAATGCCCCATGACCGGGGTTACATGGGTAAGCAATAGTAAGGAGATCAAAAACCCTTACTATCCTAAAAATATGCTAACCTGCGGCGAGGTTAAAGGTCAGTTATAA
- a CDS encoding zinc-dependent metalloprotease produces the protein MKYVMMYGLLLCGLGAFAQKAAPTPAKADTTKKPVAVQPYSKIVPASARKQNGVFTVVYNDNKYYFEIPDSLFNRYFLVVTRYTGTPSGNVSMGGEETNEQTVYFEKASGNKVFMRGVVYRNDSADSTQAIYKSLKVSNVNPIAAAFDIKAINTADKRTVIDVTDLFKKDNPVMSISSKDKGISKVGSIADDRSFIEKIAAYPMNIEARTTKTYTSTSSSLYAAQVAGAITYSFNVSMVLLPKEPMKKRFFDERVGYFANRYTLFNENSQRTQTQDYVQRYRLEPKPEDVDKYNKGILVEPKKPIVYYIDPATPKKWRPYLIAGVNDWQKAFEKAGFKNAIMAKEWPEGDSTMSLEDARFSVIRYMASETPNAYGPRISDPRSGEIMESHVVWYHNVMKLVHNWYMIQAGAIDPRARKMEFDDELMGELIRFVSSHEIGHTIGLRHNMGASSQTPVEKLRDKKWVEANGHTVSIMDYARFNYVAQPEDHISKEGIYPRIGAYDKWAIQWGYKVFPGEQNEEQEHKLLNKLAVDSLTRNPRLWFGGEGKNEDPRSQAEDLSDNVTRANEYGIKNLKRVVAMLPQWTREEGDQYDNLKELHKAAVSQFSRYVDHVAKNIVGRYITNKSVEQSGAVYTAIPKQRTKEAIRFIGRHVFEAPLWLYPDNITNKLGTKVADDILDQQSRYINTLVAPTYLYNLQMMALTTRKNYPVAEYLNDVKREIWKPFGKNELANSMRRSLQRSYVEKLQFIINPKQVKEGWIKSNAQRDDTRLTVLEHTKKLRAEVKAMAAKNPKYAAHYNDIVHEINKILHEQNKL, from the coding sequence ATGAAGTATGTGATGATGTATGGCCTTTTGCTGTGCGGTTTAGGTGCTTTTGCTCAAAAGGCTGCACCAACCCCGGCAAAAGCCGATACAACAAAAAAGCCCGTTGCTGTGCAGCCGTACAGTAAAATTGTACCGGCAAGCGCCCGTAAGCAAAATGGTGTGTTTACCGTGGTTTATAACGATAACAAGTACTACTTTGAAATACCTGATTCGTTGTTTAACCGCTATTTTCTGGTGGTAACCCGCTATACCGGTACACCCTCGGGCAATGTGAGCATGGGAGGCGAGGAAACCAACGAGCAAACGGTGTATTTTGAAAAAGCGTCCGGCAATAAGGTATTTATGCGTGGCGTGGTTTACCGTAACGATAGTGCCGATAGCACACAGGCTATTTACAAATCGTTAAAGGTATCGAACGTAAACCCTATTGCAGCTGCTTTTGACATTAAGGCAATTAACACGGCCGATAAACGTACCGTAATTGACGTTACCGATTTGTTTAAAAAAGACAACCCGGTAATGAGCATCAGCTCCAAGGATAAAGGTATATCTAAAGTAGGAAGCATTGCCGATGATCGTTCGTTCATCGAAAAAATTGCGGCTTACCCGATGAATATCGAGGCGCGTACGACTAAAACATATACGTCGACCTCATCGTCGCTTTATGCCGCACAGGTGGCGGGTGCCATCACCTACAGCTTTAACGTATCAATGGTATTGTTGCCTAAGGAGCCTATGAAAAAGCGCTTTTTTGATGAGCGTGTAGGTTATTTTGCCAATCGTTATACGTTGTTTAATGAGAACAGCCAGCGCACGCAAACGCAGGATTATGTTCAGCGTTACCGCTTAGAGCCTAAGCCCGAAGATGTAGACAAATACAACAAGGGGATTTTGGTGGAACCTAAAAAGCCGATAGTGTACTACATTGATCCGGCTACGCCAAAAAAATGGCGACCATACCTTATTGCCGGTGTAAACGATTGGCAAAAGGCTTTTGAAAAGGCCGGTTTCAAAAATGCCATTATGGCTAAGGAGTGGCCCGAAGGTGATAGTACCATGAGTTTGGAAGATGCCCGTTTTTCGGTCATCAGGTACATGGCTTCTGAAACGCCTAATGCTTACGGACCGCGCATAAGTGACCCGCGCAGCGGCGAGATCATGGAAAGCCACGTAGTTTGGTATCACAACGTAATGAAACTGGTACACAACTGGTATATGATACAAGCCGGAGCCATTGACCCGCGTGCCCGTAAAATGGAGTTTGATGATGAACTGATGGGCGAACTGATCCGTTTTGTATCATCGCACGAAATTGGGCATACCATTGGTTTAAGGCACAACATGGGCGCCAGCAGCCAAACCCCGGTTGAAAAACTACGCGACAAAAAATGGGTAGAGGCCAATGGTCATACCGTATCAATTATGGATTATGCCCGCTTTAACTACGTTGCCCAGCCCGAAGACCACATTAGCAAAGAAGGCATTTACCCACGCATAGGCGCTTACGATAAGTGGGCTATACAGTGGGGATATAAAGTTTTTCCTGGCGAACAGAATGAGGAGCAGGAGCACAAGTTGCTCAACAAACTGGCGGTTGACAGTCTTACCCGTAACCCACGCCTGTGGTTTGGGGGCGAAGGCAAGAACGAAGATCCTCGCAGTCAGGCCGAAGATTTGAGCGACAATGTGACCCGCGCGAACGAATACGGCATTAAAAACCTGAAAAGGGTAGTAGCCATGCTACCACAATGGACCCGCGAAGAAGGCGACCAGTACGATAATCTGAAAGAGTTGCATAAAGCCGCTGTAAGCCAGTTTTCACGTTACGTTGATCATGTTGCTAAAAATATCGTGGGCAGGTATATCACCAATAAAAGTGTGGAGCAAAGTGGTGCTGTTTATACCGCCATACCCAAGCAACGTACCAAAGAGGCCATCAGGTTCATAGGTCGCCATGTATTTGAGGCACCGTTATGGTTATACCCCGATAATATAACCAACAAGCTGGGCACTAAAGTGGCCGATGATATTCTCGATCAGCAAAGCAGGTATATCAATACGCTTGTTGCGCCAACCTATTTGTACAACTTGCAGATGATGGCGCTTACCACGCGTAAAAACTACCCGGTAGCCGAGTACCTGAATGATGTAAAGCGTGAGATATGGAAGCCGTTTGGTAAAAACGAGCTGGCCAACAGTATGAGGCGCAGTTTACAGCGCTCTTATGTTGAGAAGTTGCAATTCATCATTAACCCTAAACAGGTTAAAGAAGGTTGGATAAAGTCAAACGCCCAGCGCGATGATACCCGCCTTACGGTTTTGGAGCATACCAAAAAGTTACGTGCCGAGGTAAAAGCCATGGCGGCAAAAAATCCTAAATATGCAGCTCATTACAATGATATTGTGCACGAGATAAATAAGATACTTCACGAACAAAATAAACTTTAA
- a CDS encoding RagB/SusD family nutrient uptake outer membrane protein has protein sequence MKIKIYFTLALVSLFSLSACNKYLDVVPKGKTVLSTTEDYYKLVSFPNRGYYTGNFTYLTDDLWIKESYVIGLPKNMDIINFTFDEQANRPDYLTSSSYYNQVYAYINRWNTVLTMIDDTDGDASMKTLAKAEAKVLRAFDYFMLINVYSKSYDPATAATDGGVVILDKYDLEAKKAKSSVEEVYRFIQNDLDEALPYLQEKPLDVYHPSLAFAYALKTKVHLFKREYAQAKAAAQKSLGYNGQIFDLVKYTTQGGPTSLSVTAADNPEVLNYAYMTGYNELNFAYTYLMSPELKGLFNTTDSRYNLFFTTGPSPFLDAGAGTAFWNVPYTKFFYPTVGMKTTEVYLMLAEIYAREGNYTEAMNIINNLRSKRITNAAQAQLAVPTTTKATMDIIIQERRKELMFGVNRFFDLKRFNLEPDYAKTLVHTFPIVNKTVPQVTYTLKPNSRMYIVPFAQDVLKLNPLLTLNTNETISFR, from the coding sequence ATGAAGATCAAAATATACTTTACGCTTGCCTTAGTTAGCTTGTTCAGCCTTTCGGCATGCAATAAATACCTTGACGTTGTACCTAAGGGCAAAACAGTACTATCAACTACCGAAGATTATTATAAGTTGGTTTCTTTCCCAAACAGGGGATACTATACCGGTAATTTTACCTATCTCACAGATGATTTATGGATAAAAGAATCATATGTAATAGGCTTGCCTAAAAATATGGACATCATCAATTTTACTTTTGATGAACAGGCCAACCGCCCCGATTATTTAACCTCCAGTAGTTATTACAACCAGGTTTATGCTTACATAAACCGCTGGAACACGGTACTCACCATGATTGATGATACTGATGGTGATGCCTCAATGAAAACTCTTGCTAAAGCCGAGGCTAAAGTTTTAAGGGCTTTTGATTATTTCATGCTCATTAACGTTTATTCAAAATCGTACGACCCGGCAACGGCAGCAACCGACGGCGGCGTAGTAATTTTAGATAAATACGATCTGGAAGCCAAAAAAGCTAAATCGAGCGTAGAAGAAGTTTATAGGTTTATACAAAACGACCTTGATGAGGCCTTGCCTTATTTGCAGGAAAAGCCTTTGGATGTATACCACCCATCGCTGGCATTTGCTTACGCTTTAAAAACCAAGGTACACTTGTTTAAACGCGAGTATGCGCAGGCTAAAGCAGCTGCACAAAAATCATTAGGTTATAACGGACAGATATTTGACCTGGTTAAATACACCACCCAGGGCGGACCAACATCTTTATCCGTTACCGCTGCCGATAACCCCGAAGTGCTGAACTATGCCTACATGACTGGTTACAACGAATTAAACTTTGCTTATACATACCTGATGAGCCCCGAGCTTAAAGGTTTGTTTAACACTACAGATTCGCGTTACAACCTGTTTTTTACCACCGGTCCAAGTCCGTTTTTGGATGCAGGTGCCGGTACAGCTTTCTGGAATGTGCCTTACACCAAATTTTTCTATCCAACAGTAGGTATGAAAACTACCGAGGTTTACCTGATGCTGGCCGAGATATATGCACGTGAAGGCAACTACACCGAGGCTATGAACATCATTAACAACCTGCGTTCAAAACGTATAACCAATGCTGCACAGGCCCAACTTGCGGTACCAACCACAACCAAAGCCACTATGGATATTATTATACAGGAGCGCCGTAAGGAACTGATGTTTGGTGTAAACCGCTTTTTCGACCTCAAGCGCTTTAACCTGGAGCCCGATTATGCCAAAACACTGGTACATACATTTCCTATTGTAAACAAAACGGTGCCACAGGTAACGTATACCTTAAAGCCAAACTCGCGCATGTATATAGTTCCGTTTGCGCAGGATGTGCTTAAGCTTAACCCTTTGCTTACGCTAAATACCAACGAAACTATATCATTCAGATAA